Genomic DNA from uncultured Desulfuromusa sp.:
TTGTGCGAATTATGCCTGGAGATCAGCTTCCCAATATCGCTTATGTCCGTGGCACAAATTTTTGTGATATCGGGCTTGTCAGCGATGAGCATACCGGGCGGGTGATTGTCATTTCAGCTATTGATAATCTGGTCAAAGGGGCTGCTGGTCAGGCTGTTCAAAATATGAATATCATGTGTGGTTTTGAGGAAGCCCTTGGTTTGGGTATCGTTCCAACTTTCCCTTAGATTCTAGAGGTCAATAGATTACTTGCTTTTTCGGCTTTGTATTCTTATTATTAGCGATTAATCTGTTTATTTATCTCATTCTTGAGGATCTATATGCTGGAAAGTGGTTATTCGGTCTTTGATTGTCAGATTGTCAAACCGTTATCGGAAAATAAGATTTACCAAAGTTATCTTGTCAGTTGCCCTGATTCCAGGATGGCAAAACTGTTTTTGCTTTTTCCCGATCCTTTGTTGGAACAAAAGCAGCAGGACGCTTGTTTAGACAAGGCGCGCTGGTTATCAAGCCAGACCTTTCCAGGTGTCGGCACGCCCCTGAACGCGGGGATTATAGAAGGACAAGTTGCCTACCTCTATCCCTATTCACAAGGAAAATCCTTACAACAAAATTTCGTCGATGGCTATTCGGCACGCCAATCAGTTGAGTTGATTGAAAAGATTGCATCTATCTTAAGTGCAGTACACAATGCCGGTTTCTGGCATGGGAATCTATCTCCGGAAAATATTTATATCGAGGATGGATTGCCCTATCTTGCCGAATTCTCTTTGAGTCAATTGATTCGACTCGATTTCCATTCAGGCATTGATCCTCAATATGCAAGTCCTGAGCAAGTCCGTGGTGAAACTCCAGATATGGCAACGGATGTTTATGGTCTGGGCTGTATTTTCTATCATCTGCTCACCGGAAACCCTCCTTTTACGGGATCAGAGCCCTTCGCTATTGCCAAGCAACATCTTCAAGGTGAATTTCCATCGCTTCCCGAAGGGTTGGAGATTTTGCAGCCCCTGTTGGTGTCGATGACAGCGTTGGTCGCGGAAGAGCGTATAAATATTGATGAATTGATCACACAGATTGATCAAATATTGGAATCTCATGAGCTCGATCAGATCAAGGTTGAGACCCCGGCAGAAACTGCGCCTGCAAAAGATTCCCCGATGGCTGAAAACGGTTCGCTTCTTGATGAAACTTTAGATGGTTCTGATCTTGCTGCCCGCATAGAGGCTCGTCTTAAGGAGCATGCTGCTGAATTTCAACAGCCAGAGCTTTTTGATGATCAGATTAAAGTGGATAACCTTGATACGGCAGCTGAGTTGGATGACGGTTCTCTGGACAAAAAAATCGGTTTCGGACGTATGGCTCTGATTCTGCTTCTGGGAGTTGCTATCGGCTCAGGTCTGTATTTTTTCTTAAGTCGGGAACTGACCAATGTCAACCCTGTCGCTGTCGAGTCAGTGGTTGTTGCTGATGCCGTTGCAGAGGCTGATCTGGATCATGGATTGCAACTGTGGCAAAAAGATGATTTTAACGGGGCTGAAGCTGAGTTTAAAAAAATTATAGCTCAGAATCAGAAAGACCCAAGAGC
This window encodes:
- a CDS encoding tetratricopeptide repeat protein produces the protein MLESGYSVFDCQIVKPLSENKIYQSYLVSCPDSRMAKLFLLFPDPLLEQKQQDACLDKARWLSSQTFPGVGTPLNAGIIEGQVAYLYPYSQGKSLQQNFVDGYSARQSVELIEKIASILSAVHNAGFWHGNLSPENIYIEDGLPYLAEFSLSQLIRLDFHSGIDPQYASPEQVRGETPDMATDVYGLGCIFYHLLTGNPPFTGSEPFAIAKQHLQGEFPSLPEGLEILQPLLVSMTALVAEERINIDELITQIDQILESHELDQIKVETPAETAPAKDSPMAENGSLLDETLDGSDLAARIEARLKEHAAEFQQPELFDDQIKVDNLDTAAELDDGSLDKKIGFGRMALILLLGVAIGSGLYFFLSRELTNVNPVAVESVVVADAVAEADLDHGLQLWQKDDFNGAEAEFKKIIAQNQKDPRAYNNLAAFYAAQGNYEQARDFLEQALATDEKYATIYRNLGSVYAEMARGSYGRALQLDRVKESVYLPVFSSQGVVKLQPDSDIAIKNLVPAIGTEAETSTLSEAGELISAAEMPPVNEPEDPPEVRSVEEEQPAVAAVVKEPETEERPMVEEKQDAVIAGEKKDSVVKDLQPESEASFLQRWAQAWSSQDVEAYLSFYGDEFTPSAGQSRADWEALRRSRLLAPKRIQVTLEDFQVVPDENNRKQVEVIQSYKSNLLSDRFKKVFDLQLTDKGWKIVRERSIGRVR